From a single Pieris napi chromosome 7, ilPieNapi1.2, whole genome shotgun sequence genomic region:
- the LOC125050864 gene encoding post-GPI attachment to proteins factor 2, which translates to MYLPLHNASERKYFIKIPITKLGLCTVSLPLFAFIVCVVITIIKDFDKANNTHCKVPNVFPSISASIGNYEPQRTIWKIAIYIHAPLRFFIIYLRWEYYRSIISKFCITVVKLSVALNLMENLSLLGLTYWTSSLNYPYHEACFKTFIGTSIFYMFFTSIMLTKYRRRPVVSPLETYSVKLKWRAFFTNVGSFAFAAYFFLRHNRLCEPYVYSMFAFSEYIVVVSNILFHMTTIYDIKVQYLYFTRKGVTIE; encoded by the exons ATGTATCTACCTCTTCATAATGCGTCCGAaagaaagtattttattaagattcCAATTACAAAGTTGGGATTGTGTACAGTGTCCCTGCCTTTATTTGCGTTTATAGTGTGTGTCGTGATCACTATAATTAAAGACTTCGATAAAGCTAATAATACGCATTGTAAAGTACCAAATGTCTTCCCGTCAATATCAGCTTCCATTGGAAATTATGAACCCCAAAGAACAATATGGAAAATTGCCATTTACATCCACGCACCGCTGAGGttcttcattatttatttacgttggGAATATTATAGaagtattattagtaaattttgtattactgTGGTCAAATTATCAGTTGCTTTAAATCTAATGGAAAATTTGTCATTATTAGGATTAACATATTGGACATCATCACTTAATTATC CATACCATGAAGCCTGcttcaaaacatttattgGAACATCAATATTCTACATGTTCTTCACAAGTATTATGTTGACTAAATATAGACGGCGTCCAGTAGTTTCTCCTTTGGAAACTTATTCTGTAAAACTAAAATGGAGAGCTTTCTTTACCAATGTGGGTTCTTTTGCTTTTGCAGCTTATTTCTTTCTAAGGCATAATCGACTTTGTGAACCATATG tATATTCAATGTTTGCATTCTCAGAGTACATAGTGGTTGTCAGTAACATATTATTTCATATGACAACAATATATGACATTAAAGtgcaatatttgtatttcacTAGAAAAGGTGTCACAATAGAATGA